The following DNA comes from Myxococcales bacterium.
TCCCCGGGGTCATCGACGACGGGTGTGATCACATCGAGCGTGAGGACGAGTGAGCTGCCGGCGCCGGGTGATGGAGACACGATCGCCGCGTCGTCGAAGGGACCCGTCTCCGTGTCCAGCCAACGATGAGAGAGCGTCGGGAGTTTGCTCAGGACCTGGACCAGGTCCTCCGCCGGAAGCTTCCGGGCTCAACCCCCGCCTTGGACCAGGCGCGTCAAACGTAGCTCAGGCATGCTTCCTCCTCTCTCTCGGGTTCACGTACCACGCGCCTGCGCCCACGGTCGAGCATCGGAGGAGCTTCGAGCGGGGAGCCGCGGAGCCCAGGCTCGTTGAACGGCTCAATCGTCGTCGTCGTCGCGCGTGGTTGCGGTCTTGGTCTCGGCGGTTCCGGGCGTCGTGTAGGCGCTGCCTGCGCCCTCCGCGTAGACGAGCTGTCCCCCGCGGTGCGCCGCGTTGTAGGCGAGCCCCACGAGCCCGAGGCTGCCCACGATGCTGGCACCGGCGAGCGCCTGCTTCAGCGAGTCGCGTTTCGATAGAAGCGGCGCCGCGGCCAAGACGAGGACGCCAAACCCAACCAGGGTGAAGAGCTTGGCGGCGTCCTCGTGTGCCTCGATGCTGGCCTCTCGGACGACCTTCTCCACTCGCTCCTCATCGCCCTCTCCAGTCTTCATGGCGACCACGGCGCCGACGGCGAGCACCGCCTGAAGCGCCACGACCACCACCCAGGTGCGGGCCGGCAGCCAGCCGCGCCGCCAGGCGAGCAGAACGCCCAGCGCAACGAGCGGGACCAGGACGGCCAGAGCGACGGGGAAATGAACGACGGCTGGATGCAACGGCATGACGACTCCTCGTGGGCGGGGCCAATGCGGCTCCTGGCATCGAGGGGTGCGTCCTCTCGGCGCGCTGAACCATCCGTCAAATGACCCATGAAGCCGCTGGTGCGGTTTTTTTCCCGCAGTATGCTGCGTGCGCCGGATGTCCAACGGGCCCGAATCCGAACGCCGCCGCACGCTCCTCGGTGTGGTGCTGTACCTGCTGATCGCGCTCACGATCGGCTCCGATCTGGTTGCGGACTACTCCCACGGTGCGGGTTCGGCCCACCTTGGGCTGGAGGCGTTCGTGGTTGCGCTGGCCTCGGTCGGAGGTGTGGCCTTCGCGCGTCACTGGCTCAGCCTGCGGCAACAGGCCAGTGAAGCGCGGGCCGAGGCCGACGTGCTGCGCGGCGAGGCGGCCCAGCTCGAGTCTCGGCTGGCCGAGCAGAAGGCCGAGGCCGCGCGCTGGCAGAGTGAGGTCAAGGAGCTGATCGACGGGCTGGGTGCTGCCATCGACCGCCAGTTCGAGCGCTGGGCGCTGTCACCGGCGGAGCGGGAGATTGGCCTGCTTCTGCTCAAGGGCTTGAGCCATCAAGAAGTGGCGGATCTGCGCGGGGTCAGCGAGCGCACGGTTCGCCAGCAGGCGCAGTCTCTGTACAAGAAGGCGGGGCTCTCGGGTCGGGCGGATCTTGCCGCCTACTTCCTCGAGGATCTCTTGCTGCCGAGGACGAAGCTCAAGCGAGCGGAGCCAGCCGAGCCGTGAAGTGGCGGAGCAGGGGCGCCTCTTCGACGATGCGATAACCGCGGATGATTGGCAGGCGTGCCGCGACGCGTTCGGCGGTCTCGATCACCCAGTCGACGTGCGACGCGGTGTACACCCGGCGAGGCAAGGCGATGCGCACCAGCTCGTGCTGAGCCGCTGCACCAAACATCAAGCTGCCGATCTCCACCGTTCGTACGCCGCCCTCGCGATAGAGCTCGACGGCGATGGCTTGTCCCGGGAGCTGTGCGCGCGGCATGTTCGGTAGAGCGCGGCCAGCATCGACGAATACAGCGTGACCGCCCGGCGGCTCGACGATGGGCAGACCCGCTTTCACGAGCCCCCGCGCGAGATACGCCACGGTCGCCTCGCGGTAGCGCAGGTAGTCCGGATCCAGCGCCTCGATCAGCCCGACCGCCATCGCCTCGAGGTCGCGACCCGCGAGACCGCCGTAGGTCGGAAAGCCCTCGGTGAGGATCAGGAGTACCTCGAACTTCTGGGCCCAGTCCGCGCGGCGCGTGGCCAAGACGCCGCCGATGTTGACGATACCGTCCTTTTTTGCGCTGAGCGTGCAGCCGTCCGAGAGTGAGAACAGCTCGCGAGCGATCTGCTCCGGCGTGTGATCTGCAAAACCCGGCTCGCGTCGCTTGATCAGCCAGGCGTTCTCGGCGAAGCGCGCCGCGTCGATGAACAGCGGCACCTGGTGCGTGTCACACAGCGCGCGAACCGCCCGCAGGTTCGCCATCGACACGGGCTGGCCGCCGACGGCGTTGTTGGTGAGGGTCATCATGACCAGCGGCACCCGAGCCTTGCCGGTGAGCGCCCGCTCGAGGGCAGCAAGATCCATGTTGCCGCCGAAGGCCGGGTCTTCGCTCTTCGGC
Coding sequences within:
- a CDS encoding helix-turn-helix transcriptional regulator, with the protein product MSNGPESERRRTLLGVVLYLLIALTIGSDLVADYSHGAGSAHLGLEAFVVALASVGGVAFARHWLSLRQQASEARAEADVLRGEAAQLESRLAEQKAEAARWQSEVKELIDGLGAAIDRQFERWALSPAEREIGLLLLKGLSHQEVADLRGVSERTVRQQAQSLYKKAGLSGRADLAAYFLEDLLLPRTKLKRAEPAEP
- a CDS encoding tryptophanase: MSEPEVPFRTVIEPFRIKAVEPIPLTTRAERDALLEQAGYNLFKLHAEHVTIDLLTDSGTGAMSDRQWAALLAGDESYAGSRSFDHFETALKRLTGLPHVFPVHQGRAAERILFDAIVEPGDVVPNNTHFDTTRANLEYVGGVALDLPKSEDPAFGGNMDLAALERALTGKARVPLVMMTLTNNAVGGQPVSMANLRAVRALCDTHQVPLFIDAARFAENAWLIKRREPGFADHTPEQIARELFSLSDGCTLSAKKDGIVNIGGVLATRRADWAQKFEVLLILTEGFPTYGGLAGRDLEAMAVGLIEALDPDYLRYREATVAYLARGLVKAGLPIVEPPGGHAVFVDAGRALPNMPRAQLPGQAIAVELYREGGVRTVEIGSLMFGAAAQHELVRIALPRRVYTASHVDWVIETAERVAARLPIIRGYRIVEEAPLLRHFTARLAPLA